In Humulus lupulus chromosome 6, drHumLupu1.1, whole genome shotgun sequence, a single genomic region encodes these proteins:
- the LOC133784253 gene encoding FCS-Like Zinc finger 2-like has product MPSSSSFSPRSGRFYDARFEEPQPHFLEACFLYKKHLGDNRDIFMYRGDTPFCSEECRAEQIEIDEPKQKNCNFSSMKALRKKEQRKSSSSPNKSWDYPFRTGTVARAQ; this is encoded by the exons ATGCCTTCATCTTCTTCGTTTTCCCCCAGATCTGGAAGGTTTTATGATGCCAGATTTGAAGAGCCTCAACCCCATTTCTTGGAAGCCTGTTTTCTCTACAAGAAACATCTGGGTGATAACAGAGACATCTTCATGTATAG AGGTGACACACCATTCTGTAGCGAAGAGTGTAGAGCTGAACAGATTGAAATAGATGAACCTAAACAGAAGAATTGTAACTTTTCTTCCATGAAAGCTTTGAGAAAAAAGGAGCAGAGAAAATCTTCTTCTTCCCCAAACAAAAGCTGGGACTACCCTTTCCGCACAGGAACAGTTGCGAGAGCTCAGTAA